TTTAACAGGCAGGACAGGCATTTAAAAAATTTCTTCCCCTCTTCGACCGTGTATTGGTGGAAAGGTGTGCAGCTGAGACAGTAACTAAAGGAGGCATTATGCTTCCAGAAAAATCACAAGGAAAAGTGTTACAAGCCACTGTTGTGGCAGTTGGAACAGGCTCTAAAAGCAAGGTAAGCAGACCTTTCCTATAAATGCTTTTTATAGCTTTTCAGATAAGAAACATGTAGATTTCTTAGTGCTCGGCAAAATCACCTCTCCACTCTACCTCAAGCATCATGAGCTGTGATACAGTGGCAGTAGGTTTCTAATTAACATTTCAAGGTGTGATTATCTGCTCCCTGATCTCCTGGGcacatttttttctcccccaGCTGTTTTTCTGCCTTTCCTCACTTACACTTCAGCATCATCATATGCCTCTTCTTTCCTCAACCTCCACTATGATCCTTTCCCCCAAGCCCTTAGACTATTTGAGAAGGAATTGGAATGGGCAGTGGCCATTGACTACCTGGCATGTCTTCATAGCACAGAGCTTATGGTAGCTGAACTCCTTGCTTTTCTTAGTGATAAAGCCTATAATGCTGTAACTCAATGCAAACTTAGCTGttagttaaggttaccagacgtccccgtttcccggggacagtccccagatttacaaatctgtcccctgacaaaatccatccattCTGACTGAAGttgaagtgtccctggattcactgggaaacaaaatctggtaaccttactgtaAGTCCCATTAAATGTGGCACAACATTGTCTCCAAGCAAACTTTCATAGGATTTGGGTATAAGtttggaagaaataaataaatgggttttttGTGCATGTAACAGATCTATGTTATGGAGTAGACTTCCCCatcctagtgccctccagctgttgctgagctacatatcccatcatccctgtacTTTGCCatggctggctggtgctgataggAGTTTGAGAACAAAacatcaggttggagaaggccaCTGTGGAGGTTGTGTTGAGCACTTTATCTTCCAGCCACTCTTTGTGTCTTTTCTGGCtttggggcgggcgggcggcaaAGGGCACTCATCTAAATGCATTTTACTTGCCTCCTCATACTGGGTAAGTGACTTATAAACTGTCTGTGTGATGTTTATTTACTTACTATGGGTTGCACCCAGTACTTTACAACTGGAcatttctttcctctcctctctgcatgcaccctcaaaatctgctccagccAGGGGTGTGTGCCCTGGAGCAGTTTTTGAGGGTGTGTAGTTACATTGAGCATGCAGAAGTCTGCCAAGCTAGTGGAACAGTAGTGTTGATACAGCCCTGTATTTATATTTTGCCTTTCCGCCAAAAGCATGGGAAGATGCTCTGTGGGTAGGTGGTTCCACtaacctgttctggatggggttgtgtTCCCTCTAAAAGAGCCGGTACATAGCTTGTGGGTACTCCTGGATACATCTTTGTCATTGGAGAATCAAGTGACCTCTGTGACTTGCAAGTGCTTTTTACCAGCTTTGCTTAGTTTGCCAGCTATGGGCATATCTAGATCGGGATCACTTGACCACCATGCACTAGTAGCCCTGAGATTGGATGACAGCAGTGTGCTTGGTATGaggctgcccttgggcctggtcCAGAAGCTCCAACTGATGCAATATTGCAGCTGCGTTTCCACTACAGAAAACTTTTAAAGAGCATTGTAACATACGTTGTCAGTAACTATTCTTCATCCCCTTTAGGAGGGAGACACTCGTCCAGTTAGTGTAAAAGTTGGTGAGAAGGTTCTGCTGCCGGAGTATGGTGGAACAAAAGTTATACTGGATGACAAGGTTAGTATgtgaatattatatatatatatatatatatatatatatatatatatatatatataatactctGTATGGCACTTTTGTACTTGCTTAAactcttattttaaaaacaaagccaaaagCAGTGCTTATCTTAATTTTATGGAAGATCACATACATTTCGTTGGAATCTTCATGCCCTTTCCCAATAAACCTCAGTGGTCTGCTCACCTAATTCTCAGATAGATAACAACAGTTTCCATATGCCGTATTCCGAGATGTATGCACACTGCCTCAGCCTCTGCCTACCTTCTATAAACATTTCATTGCTTTCCTTCATCTCCATCCAGAAGTAACTGCCTCTGGAATAGCCACTGTCCTCTTTCTGCAACCCCATTCCTTTGTTGTGGGAAGTGGAGAAGAGATTTTACTGCTTTTAGGCCTGTTACCAAGAAGTAATGAAACACATTTGTGACTTATCTCCTTAGGGAGAAACCTGAGTATGGAATAGGCAAGACTCGCCCCTTTTAGCCACTGCAGTAATTTCCTTGTGGTTTACCTTGCCTGTATTGGAATAGAAGTTTGCTAAGTGTGTGACCTGCGTTTCAAAAATAACCACCATTGCACAAATTCTAGCATTTTTATGTACTGTTTTAGGGCCAAGCCATCTGCGAAAATAAGTTTGCAAACCAATGTAAAGTGAGAGAAAGTTAAAAAGTTTATGTATATTTATGTAAACCTTAGGTGAGATTTTAAATCTCAAGAGAACATGCATCTTTTATAGAAGAATTGCAGCTGAATCTCTTAAATTTTCTTTTGAACCCCTGTAAACTATTCCAATCAATTTATCTGAAGTCTGTCCTAGGGGAATTCAAGCCCCTTTCAGAGCAATAGCAGTGATGAAGTAGAAGAACTGTCCTTGGGTTAATATTTGTATAGCACTGATCCAAGGACATATAATAAATCTCTGTGTTGGAAGAGCTTCAGTGTTTCAGCTTTTGAACTACTTAACTGTTTATCTTCAACATGGAcaaatttgttttctttatttgcagGACTATTTCATATTTAGAGATGGTGATATTCTTGGAAAATATGTGGACTGAACAGTTCATCTTGCTGCGTTATCATTAAGTTTTCATTCCACAAAAAGTGCTCAAATGGTTCTGTTCCATCATGTAaataatttctttattttctaataAATGCAAATTCTCCCAAATTACCAAGTATCATTATgacttcaaaataaaacaatgtgTATATCCAAAATACATTTCTTACTATCTTATTCCGtgtgttctgttttttttttaaataaaaaaatatacttAGAGCAGCTTGCTGGCTAATTAAGTAGCTAAAGCATTTCAGGGTGAAACAGTGATGGCTTGTGATATAAAAAAACCAGCTATAGGCTAGGAGCCAAAGAACCATGAAACCAGTTTGGGGTTTAGCTTCCTGCCTCCCCCAAAAAGCATCCCTCCTGTGCTGCATTGCAGTCTTCTTTACGTCATGCCATTATGATGTGGAATCCTAAAAAACTTTTTGGACCGATTTCTCCatctttggaaaaacaaaaacaaagcatcaGAATGCTTGGAGAGTTCACAAGTCAAGTATAATTATCCCTTAAACAAgtcaatgaataaaatatttgcttCCAAGCTGGAAAACATCACATTTCCTCACTAGGAGCTACTGGTGCACAAACTCAAAATGGCTATGCTATTGCGCTGTCACGGAAGGGTTACCAGCATTTGAGGgaaataaaatatgcaattcTTTAAAATTAAGGATGTAACAGTTCCCAGAAAAGCTACTGCGTTCTGGTCAAAGTGCTGCATGCTAGCAAATCCAGCAAGGGGAAGCATATCCAATATTGAGAAAACCAAACTAGCTTTGTCAggcaaataaaaaatgatgacaCCTACTGGTCGGCTCCAGACATTATTGGAGGATGCTGATTATCTGGACCCATTCTAGTTTGGTGTCGAGCTCCAGTTTGGAACTGAAACAGCCTTGGTTTTCATGACTGATTACCTTGTTTAGTGTAGAGAGGAGTGCAACTTTGTTGATTCTCTTGGATCTCTCCATGGCTTTTGATACTGTTATTGAAATAACTGTGGGTTGAGAGTGGAGGGCACTTGCTCCTACAGGGCTGGTTACAGAGGGTAGCATAAGGAGATTTCTGTTCAGCCCCATGGAAACTAATCCATGCGGTCCCTTGGGGTTCTGTCCTGTCCCCTGTTCTCTGTATGACACTGCTGTATGAGGTCATCAGAAAATTTGAAGTTTGGATGCCACCAATATGTGGAAGTGGGGTGCTTCCTAGGTCTGGGAATTGGGGGACCACCTGTTTTTTATGGGGTTGCACATACCCTGAAGGAACAGTTACATCTAGGACTGTTCCTCAATACCACATAGTCACTGGAGCCAGGGGTCTTTGGTAATATGGAATGCTCATGCCCAGGTTTCGCTACTGCTAgccattcctggacagggatagcttggCCACAGGGGTTCATACTCTGATGACCTCCCATTTTGATTAATGCAATGATTTCTCTCAAAATgtttaaaggaaggaaaagaagtgggaaatacttttgccctaaaaacaaaatgaaggaaGGCATGCAGAGATATACAGTATAAGGCACATCAAGATTCAGACA
The nucleotide sequence above comes from Zootoca vivipara chromosome 1, rZooViv1.1, whole genome shotgun sequence. Encoded proteins:
- the LOC118095479 gene encoding 10 kDa heat shock protein, mitochondrial isoform X2; amino-acid sequence: MAGQAFKKFLPLFDRVLVERCAAETVTKGGIMLPEKSQGKVLQATVVAVGTGSKSKEGDTRPVSVKVGEKVLLPEYGGTKVILDDKDYFIFRDGDILGKYVD